In one window of Ignatzschineria indica DNA:
- the yegQ gene encoding tRNA 5-hydroxyuridine modification protein YegQ, with protein MTKRSVELLAPAGTFKNLQYAYAYGADAVYAGLPRYSLRVRNNDFRNTERVKMGIDYAHELGKKFFLAVNTMPHGGKLKTFIDDMAPVLDLKPDALIMSDPGLIMMVRERFPDQEIHLSVQSNAVNSATVQFWQKQGLTRVILSRELSLTEIEEIRQECPDMELEVFVHGALCIAYSGRCLLSGYFNHRDANQGTCTNACRWNYGLTDATETPEGELVPVGTDMQRIYREESQHPNIGINPVTFIQDAMNEVAYTDLSTGKAYTPHPEAVKPYLIQENGQRKGEWMEISEDEHGTYIMNSRDLRAIQHVQKLIEIGVDSLKIEGRTKSPYYVARTTQLYRQAIDDALAGREFNPELYGKLDGLANRGYTEGFLQRHAPHAYQNYLTGNSIHSRQQYVAEVLEYDPETGLSKLQAKNRFSTGDRLEVIHQHGNRDIILGEMKTEKGEVIDSAKGSAYVVWADIGPTDEMTMLARYLNSDESVD; from the coding sequence ATGACAAAACGATCAGTAGAGCTTCTTGCTCCGGCAGGAACATTTAAGAACTTACAATATGCATATGCCTATGGTGCAGATGCCGTCTATGCAGGATTGCCACGTTATAGTTTACGTGTTCGTAATAATGATTTCCGAAATACCGAACGCGTTAAAATGGGGATCGATTATGCCCATGAATTAGGGAAGAAATTCTTCTTAGCGGTCAATACGATGCCTCATGGCGGTAAATTGAAGACCTTTATCGATGATATGGCGCCTGTACTTGATCTTAAACCTGATGCGCTCATTATGTCTGATCCAGGCTTAATAATGATGGTTCGTGAACGTTTTCCAGATCAAGAGATCCATCTTTCTGTACAATCGAATGCGGTCAATAGTGCGACGGTTCAATTTTGGCAAAAACAGGGGTTAACCCGAGTAATTCTCTCAAGAGAGCTCTCTTTAACTGAGATTGAGGAGATTCGTCAGGAGTGTCCTGATATGGAGCTTGAGGTCTTTGTTCATGGTGCGCTCTGTATTGCTTACTCCGGGCGTTGCTTACTTTCAGGTTATTTTAATCATCGTGATGCGAACCAAGGGACTTGTACCAATGCTTGTCGCTGGAACTATGGTTTAACAGATGCCACGGAAACGCCAGAAGGGGAGTTGGTACCTGTTGGCACTGATATGCAACGCATCTATCGTGAAGAGAGTCAGCATCCTAATATTGGAATTAATCCCGTCACCTTTATTCAAGACGCGATGAATGAGGTAGCTTATACCGATCTTTCAACAGGAAAGGCATATACTCCTCATCCTGAAGCAGTAAAACCTTATCTTATTCAAGAGAATGGTCAGCGTAAGGGGGAGTGGATGGAGATCAGTGAAGATGAGCATGGGACTTATATCATGAACTCTCGTGATCTTCGTGCGATTCAACATGTGCAAAAATTGATTGAGATCGGCGTGGACTCCTTAAAAATTGAAGGACGCACAAAATCACCATACTACGTTGCGCGAACCACACAGCTCTATCGACAAGCGATTGATGATGCATTAGCGGGTAGGGAATTTAATCCAGAGCTCTATGGAAAGCTTGATGGCTTAGCAAACCGTGGCTATACCGAAGGTTTCTTGCAACGTCATGCTCCTCATGCATATCAAAACTACTTAACGGGGAATTCGATCCATTCACGTCAGCAATATGTTGCAGAGGTGCTTGAATATGATCCTGAAACCGGATTATCGAAGCTTCAGGCAAAAAATCGATTCTCAACAGGGGATCGCCTAGAGGTGATTCATCAACATGGTAATCGCGATATTATCCTCGGTGAAATGAAGACAGAGAAGGGCGAAGTGATCGATTCTGCAAAAGGTTCTGCCTATGTTGTATGGGCAGATATTGGTCCAACCGATGAGATGACGATGCTTGCACGCTATCTTAATAGTGATGAATCTGTTGATTAA
- a CDS encoding cupin domain-containing protein: protein MIRCVRMWTGEDGNSHFEEGTLVMKEGERGDFIGLPIAVNELSFRETTSGGSFDWHKDPVPRFVITLSGTLEFEMASGETFQIKPGDILLAQDNTGTGHKWRLVDDEPWRRAYVVYDEKSDLTFKPLSNQ, encoded by the coding sequence ATGATCCGTTGTGTACGTATGTGGACAGGTGAAGATGGGAATTCCCATTTTGAAGAGGGAACATTGGTGATGAAAGAGGGGGAACGTGGTGATTTTATCGGTCTTCCCATTGCGGTCAATGAACTCTCATTTCGTGAAACAACCTCGGGTGGATCATTTGATTGGCATAAAGATCCTGTCCCACGCTTTGTGATTACCCTTTCTGGAACATTAGAGTTTGAGATGGCATCAGGAGAGACATTTCAGATTAAACCCGGCGATATTCTATTAGCACAAGATAATACCGGTACTGGTCATAAGTGGCGTTTAGTGGATGATGAGCCATGGCGTCGAGCTTATGTTGTCTATGATGAAAAGAGTGATTTAACTTTTAAACCATTAAGTAATCAATAA
- a CDS encoding AEC family transporter, translating to MILHTILAALGPIVLGLLVGWGSGKTGFVKREYTQAFADFVVKIALPFALFLAAIQSSPKVLLDVDYMLALAVGLVVTYVVGFAAGKLFFKHNKKDAAMQALCVSFPDMAYCGPPVLLATVGSSGLIAMVMGNLIYTVFIIPFTLMMISTNSNKGGMLKSIWHAVSQPLVFLPILGAVLAIMGVKLPEIAQNSVNELGKTSGGVALFFLGLLISGIKLRANVEIIFNVFVKNFVQGALILGTGLLLGLEGELLKSAFLIGVLPTATAVPALAVGNQAYQDTSAGTVLLSTLMALVSIIIGVTIVDLI from the coding sequence ATGATATTACATACAATATTAGCGGCTCTCGGGCCGATTGTTTTGGGTTTGTTAGTCGGTTGGGGTTCGGGTAAGACAGGATTTGTAAAACGGGAGTATACTCAAGCTTTTGCAGACTTTGTTGTAAAAATAGCCCTTCCATTTGCCCTCTTTTTGGCGGCGATTCAATCCTCTCCAAAGGTTTTGTTGGATGTGGATTATATGCTCGCTTTAGCGGTGGGACTAGTGGTAACTTATGTTGTGGGCTTTGCTGCCGGGAAGCTCTTTTTTAAACATAACAAAAAAGATGCCGCAATGCAGGCGCTCTGTGTCTCCTTTCCTGATATGGCGTACTGTGGGCCACCGGTTCTTCTTGCGACCGTTGGATCATCGGGTCTGATTGCAATGGTGATGGGAAATTTGATCTATACAGTCTTTATTATTCCTTTCACATTGATGATGATCAGTACAAATAGTAATAAAGGGGGCATGTTGAAGAGTATTTGGCATGCTGTATCACAACCGCTTGTATTCCTTCCTATTTTAGGGGCAGTATTAGCGATTATGGGAGTTAAACTTCCGGAAATTGCGCAAAATTCTGTTAATGAACTTGGTAAAACATCGGGTGGGGTAGCGCTCTTCTTCTTAGGGTTATTGATCTCCGGTATCAAGTTGCGTGCTAATGTGGAGATTATCTTCAACGTCTTTGTGAAAAACTTTGTTCAAGGGGCATTGATTTTAGGAACAGGGCTACTTCTCGGCTTAGAGGGGGAGTTATTAAAATCAGCTTTCTTAATCGGTGTATTGCCCACAGCAACAGCAGTGCCGGCATTAGCGGTAGGCAATCAGGCGTATCAAGATACTTCTGCCGGGACGGTATTATTGAGTACGTTAATGGCATTAGTCTCTATAATCATTGGTGTAACCATTGTCGATCTTATTTAA
- the mqo gene encoding malate dehydrogenase (quinone) — protein MKKNVSEKTDIVLIGAGIMSATLGTFLKELDPALNITLFERLDDCAKESSYSWNNAGTGHAANCEMNYTPQRPDGTVDISEALEVNTEFDISRQFWSYLVNKGKIKDPGEFIHSCPHMSFVQDAESVKYLKQRFDEMSAHHCYHGMEYSDDFDQIAKWTPLITEGRDRNQPIAMTRMITGADVDYGALTHILISELEQQSGFTLHYKHEVKDLKRDSNGEWLVTVKDLDTHEKRVISAKFVFIGAGGRAIELLQKSEIPEGKGYGGFPVGGIWLRCDVADVVEQHHAKVYSKAAKGSPPMSVPHLDTRIIGGKKSLLFGPYAGFSTKFLKHGSYADLFKSVRPGNILPMLDVAKDNMGLVEYLIGQVLQTHHHQFGELQAFYPLAKPHDWVEVIAGQRVQIIKPDKPEKDGILQFGTELVSSEDESLVALLGASPGASTAAFIALNVLKKCFSKQLADGWQKRLEEIIPTFGIDLKVDADACRETRQRTAKVLNLEFI, from the coding sequence ATGAAGAAAAATGTGAGTGAGAAGACAGATATTGTCTTAATTGGTGCCGGGATTATGAGTGCAACTTTAGGGACTTTTCTTAAAGAACTTGATCCTGCGCTCAATATTACGCTCTTTGAACGCCTTGATGATTGTGCCAAAGAGAGCTCCTACTCATGGAACAACGCGGGGACTGGTCATGCTGCAAACTGTGAGATGAACTATACACCACAACGCCCTGATGGGACTGTCGATATCAGCGAAGCGTTAGAGGTGAATACCGAATTTGATATTTCGCGTCAATTTTGGAGCTATCTTGTCAATAAAGGCAAGATTAAAGATCCTGGTGAGTTTATCCACTCATGTCCTCATATGAGCTTTGTACAAGATGCCGAAAGTGTCAAATATCTTAAGCAACGTTTCGATGAGATGTCTGCACATCACTGCTATCACGGGATGGAATACTCCGATGATTTTGATCAGATTGCAAAGTGGACTCCTCTCATTACCGAAGGAAGAGATCGCAATCAGCCGATCGCAATGACACGAATGATCACCGGTGCCGATGTCGATTATGGCGCATTAACACATATTCTTATCTCTGAGCTTGAGCAACAATCGGGATTTACACTGCATTACAAGCATGAAGTTAAAGATCTAAAGCGTGATAGTAATGGCGAGTGGTTAGTAACGGTTAAAGATCTCGATACTCATGAAAAGCGCGTGATCTCTGCGAAGTTTGTCTTTATTGGTGCCGGTGGCCGTGCTATAGAACTATTGCAAAAATCAGAGATTCCAGAAGGGAAAGGTTATGGTGGCTTTCCTGTTGGGGGAATTTGGCTTCGTTGCGATGTAGCAGATGTGGTCGAACAACATCATGCAAAGGTCTATAGTAAAGCGGCGAAAGGTTCTCCTCCAATGTCTGTTCCACACCTTGATACGCGCATTATTGGTGGGAAAAAATCGTTGTTATTTGGTCCTTATGCTGGTTTTTCCACAAAATTCCTCAAACATGGCTCCTATGCGGATCTCTTTAAATCTGTTCGTCCAGGTAACATTCTGCCGATGCTCGATGTTGCAAAGGATAATATGGGATTAGTGGAGTATCTTATTGGCCAAGTGTTACAGACACATCACCATCAGTTCGGTGAGCTTCAGGCATTCTATCCCTTAGCAAAACCGCATGATTGGGTTGAGGTCATTGCCGGACAACGTGTTCAGATCATTAAACCTGATAAACCAGAAAAAGATGGAATCTTACAATTTGGTACTGAGCTTGTAAGTAGTGAAGATGAGAGTTTAGTTGCGCTTTTAGGAGCATCTCCGGGCGCTTCAACCGCAGCCTTTATTGCGCTCAATGTTCTTAAGAAGTGCTTTAGCAAGCAGTTAGCTGATGGTTGGCAGAAGAGACTTGAAGAGATCATTCCGACCTTTGGGATCGATCTTAAAGTGGATGCAGATGCTTGTCGCGAAACTCGTCAAAGAACCGCTAAAGTTCTCAATCTAGAGTTTATTTAA